The sequence AGGCGAAAAACAGGCCGCCGTCACCCGCGCCGAAGGCGAAAAGGCATCAGCCATCCTCGAGGCCGACGGCGCCGCTCAGGCCCGCCTGCTCGCGGCCTCGGCCGAAGCGACCGCCATCGCCCAGATCGCCGGCGCCATCGGCGACCGGGGCCAAACCGCACAATACCTCATCACAGCGCGATACGTTGATTCCATGCGCGACATGGCCCGCACCCAAAACAGCAAGGTTATCTTCATGCCGACAGAAACGTCCGCCGTTCTGTCGAGCGTCGGAGCATTTAAGGAAGTTTTCAGCGAGACCGGCAAGGACGCGGGTGAACTGCAAAAGCCCCGCAGCCCGCGTGAACTCGACAAATAAATGCTAAAGGCCATCATCGTCATCCTGATCGTCCTCGGCCTCGCCGTGGCGGCCCTCGCCTACCGCTACGGCTTCATTTTGAATCCGACGCCAACCGAGCCGCCGCCGCAAAGGTCCGTTTACGAATTCACGATGAAGGACATCGACGGCAATGACGTGCGATTGGACACCTATCGCGGCAAGGTCGTGATGATCGTCAACGTCGCGAGCAAATGCGGCTACACGCCGCAGTACGAGGGGCTGGAGAATATCTACAAGAAGTATAAGGATCGCGGCTTTGTGGTGCTCGGCTTCCCTGCTAACAATTTTCTCGGCCAGGA is a genomic window of Chloracidobacterium sp. containing:
- a CDS encoding glutathione peroxidase, whose translation is MLKAIIVILIVLGLAVAALAYRYGFILNPTPTEPPPQRSVYEFTMKDIDGNDVRLDTYRGKVVMIVNVASKCGYTPQYEGLENIYKKYKDRGFVVLGFPANNFLGQEPGSDADIKDFCRLTYGVSFPMFSKISVTGSDQHPLYTLLTSKRSDPEFGGDITWNFNKFLLDRNGKVVARFATKELPESETVAAAIEKQL